In Nostoc sp. UHCC 0926, a single genomic region encodes these proteins:
- a CDS encoding pentapeptide repeat-containing protein: protein MNYKLSARIWAIILSLFLWGIVGITATVGFAPTALALEYNKEILVEADFSGRDLTDSSFTKANLRQSNFSHANLRGVSFFAANLESANLEGSDLRNATLDSARLVRANLTNALLEGAFAANARFDGAIIDGADFTDALLRSDEQKKLCKLAKGTNPITGRDTRDTLFCP from the coding sequence ATGAATTATAAGTTAAGCGCCCGGATTTGGGCAATCATACTCAGCTTATTCCTGTGGGGAATTGTAGGCATCACTGCAACGGTCGGTTTTGCTCCAACAGCTTTGGCACTCGAATATAATAAAGAAATTTTGGTCGAGGCTGATTTCTCAGGACGTGATTTAACAGACTCCAGCTTTACCAAAGCTAATCTCCGCCAGAGTAACTTCAGCCACGCTAATTTGCGCGGTGTCAGTTTCTTCGCAGCAAATTTGGAGTCTGCAAATTTGGAGGGATCTGATTTGAGAAATGCCACTTTAGACTCGGCTCGTTTAGTTAGAGCAAATTTGACAAATGCATTGTTGGAGGGTGCTTTTGCTGCTAACGCCAGATTTGATGGTGCAATCATTGACGGAGCAGATTTTACCGATGCGCTGCTGCGTTCCGATGAGCAAAAAAAATTGTGCAAACTTGCCAAAGGAACTAATCCCATTACAGGACGAGATACACGTGACACGTTGTTTTGTCCTTAG
- a CDS encoding glycosyltransferase — protein sequence MQNQLKILHYIPVYAPAWQFGGPVLSVSQLCEGLAALGHQVEVFTSNAGLNNQPELPLNQPVIRNGVKVTYFQQEPGIGIHCPGMEQAVTVRAKEFDIIHVTGVWQRTSGAACKAAKNQGIPYVVSPRGALGPYSWQQKTAKKILYYLWQERFNVTNAGGIHYTSKQELQECRWLKLPAKSFIVPNGLNTEFWQPALEAAKAWRKSQNLSEDDFILLNVGRLHHKKGLDLLPQALAALRHLNWRIVFVGGDDDGTKAKLQQQFQAANLSDRVIFLERCEPKKLPAIYSAANLFVLPSRHENFGNVVVESLACGCPVLISDKVGLHDEVAEGGMGWVRSRVASEWTEAIGELIQFPSKMQEVISASKKCVESTYSIKKTALQMASYYL from the coding sequence ATGCAAAACCAACTCAAGATTCTGCATTACATCCCCGTTTACGCCCCCGCTTGGCAGTTCGGTGGTCCCGTACTTAGTGTTAGCCAACTTTGTGAAGGATTAGCCGCCCTTGGTCATCAAGTAGAAGTATTTACTTCTAATGCTGGGTTAAATAATCAACCAGAATTGCCCCTCAACCAGCCAGTCATCCGTAATGGAGTCAAAGTCACATATTTTCAGCAAGAACCAGGAATTGGTATTCATTGCCCAGGTATGGAGCAAGCAGTAACAGTAAGAGCCAAAGAATTTGACATTATCCATGTCACAGGTGTTTGGCAGCGTACCAGTGGAGCGGCTTGCAAAGCAGCCAAAAATCAAGGTATTCCCTATGTTGTTTCCCCTAGAGGCGCACTTGGGCCTTATTCCTGGCAGCAGAAAACAGCTAAAAAAATATTGTACTACTTATGGCAAGAACGCTTCAATGTGACAAATGCAGGTGGTATCCACTACACTAGCAAGCAAGAATTACAGGAGTGTCGTTGGCTAAAACTACCAGCAAAATCTTTTATCGTTCCCAATGGCTTAAACACTGAATTTTGGCAACCTGCTTTAGAAGCAGCAAAAGCATGGCGTAAATCTCAAAATCTCAGTGAAGATGACTTTATTCTTTTGAATGTAGGCCGTCTTCACCACAAAAAAGGGTTAGATTTATTACCTCAGGCTTTAGCAGCGTTGCGACATCTCAACTGGCGGATAGTTTTTGTAGGTGGCGATGACGATGGTACTAAAGCAAAACTACAGCAGCAATTTCAAGCAGCAAACCTATCAGACAGAGTTATCTTTCTAGAAAGATGCGAACCTAAAAAACTGCCAGCAATATACTCTGCTGCTAATTTGTTTGTCCTGCCCAGCCGTCATGAAAATTTTGGTAATGTCGTTGTCGAGTCTCTAGCCTGTGGATGTCCTGTTTTAATTTCCGACAAAGTGGGACTACATGATGAGGTAGCTGAAGGTGGCATGGGGTGGGTGCGTTCTAGAGTCGCATCAGAGTGGACTGAGGCTATTGGGGAATTGATTCAATTTCCTAGCAAAATGCAAGAAGTAATATCTGCATCCAAAAAATGTGTAGAGTCTACTTATTCTATAAAGAAGACTGCTCTACAAATGGCCAGCTATTATCTTTAA
- a CDS encoding glycosyltransferase family 2 protein — protein MAKLLIASAIILTKNEVCNLKRCIESLQWCDEVIVLDSGSTDGTIQLAESLGAKVFTHISPPPFKFSEQRNWALQNCNLKSEWVLFIDADEVIPSNLATEIQRVCSTRNQQYNAYELPARYLFWGKWLKLTQGYPNWHSRLLKLGEVTFIGGVWEHFASGGKVGRINIPYDHYANSKGFGDWLERHDRYSSWDAQKVVEFLETGKASALGTERKLKLRLLAAKLWFIRPIIRFIQMYFLRLGFLEGITALIFCLLYAMYEFMIVVKIIELRRKKSGLAL, from the coding sequence ATGGCAAAGTTGCTTATCGCTTCAGCAATTATTCTTACTAAGAATGAAGTTTGCAATCTTAAACGATGTATAGAATCTTTACAATGGTGTGACGAAGTTATTGTCTTAGACTCAGGTAGTACTGACGGAACAATACAGTTGGCAGAATCACTGGGAGCCAAAGTTTTTACCCATATTTCGCCTCCACCGTTCAAATTTTCTGAGCAACGCAACTGGGCTTTACAAAATTGTAATTTAAAGAGTGAATGGGTGCTATTTATAGATGCTGATGAGGTTATTCCATCCAATTTAGCAACAGAAATTCAGCGTGTATGTTCTACACGTAATCAACAATATAATGCTTATGAACTACCTGCGCGTTATCTGTTTTGGGGTAAATGGCTCAAGCTTACACAAGGATATCCTAATTGGCATTCCCGTTTACTCAAACTAGGAGAAGTCACTTTTATAGGTGGTGTTTGGGAACACTTTGCTTCAGGTGGTAAAGTTGGCAGAATTAATATTCCTTACGATCATTATGCTAATTCTAAAGGATTTGGAGATTGGTTAGAACGGCATGATCGTTATTCTTCTTGGGATGCTCAAAAAGTTGTGGAATTTCTGGAAACAGGCAAAGCATCTGCTCTAGGAACTGAACGCAAACTAAAACTTAGATTATTAGCAGCTAAACTTTGGTTTATACGTCCCATTATCAGATTTATACAGATGTATTTTCTAAGATTAGGTTTTTTAGAAGGAATAACGGCTCTTATTTTCTGTCTCCTCTATGCCATGTATGAATTTATGATAGTAGTCAAAATCATAGAACTGAGACGTAAAAAATCTGGATTAGCTCTTTGA
- a CDS encoding N-acetylmuramoyl-L-alanine amidase, with product MKNLLGLVILGCILTSSVALAESSLIVIFPQTNYQTSAQKIFFLGTAPPDGQVLINSKPITRSKAGHFSPSFPLQLGENLFTVRHDNQELQIKVTRLTTVPELPQGLAFAKDSLTPASDIARLPGELICFSAIAPPNASVSVNLANQTIALSPQPQQAQLPSNLAALTGQNQPHAHSSVGNYKGCTTVATAADLGQPQFQLTLNGKTRTQPGSGKIQILSRAQLPVSEVIVDSGVARTGPSTDYSRLTPLPKGTRATVTGREGEWLRLDYGAWINSQETRILPGAIPPQTIIRSVGYRQLPDATEIVFPLQVPVPVSVQQSEQALALTLYNTTAQTDIIRLDDDPLISRLDWQQVAPEQVKYTFNLKKAQQWGYKLRYDGTTLVLALRHPPKIGNTRHKPLANFKIVLDPGHGGKESGASGPTGYLEKDVNLVVSKLLRDELVKEGATVVMTREDDKEVSLAERQAIISQEEPCIALSIHHNSLPDDGDAEKTKGFAAFWYQPQAHNLAMFLHNYVIKKLGRPDYGVFWDNLALTRPTAAPSVLLELGFMSNPDEFEQVVNPEEQKKIANAIAQGITEWFMSVR from the coding sequence GTGAAAAACCTCTTAGGATTAGTAATATTAGGCTGTATTCTCACATCCTCCGTAGCGTTGGCCGAGTCATCTCTTATAGTCATTTTTCCCCAAACAAACTACCAGACAAGTGCCCAAAAAATCTTTTTTCTGGGCACTGCACCACCAGATGGTCAGGTTTTGATCAATAGTAAGCCAATTACCCGCAGCAAGGCTGGTCATTTTTCCCCTAGTTTCCCCTTGCAGTTGGGGGAGAATCTTTTTACTGTGCGTCACGACAATCAAGAACTCCAGATTAAAGTGACAAGGCTTACCACTGTACCTGAGTTACCACAGGGGTTAGCCTTTGCTAAAGATTCCCTGACTCCTGCATCTGACATTGCCAGATTACCAGGAGAACTAATTTGTTTTAGCGCGATCGCACCCCCCAATGCCAGTGTATCTGTCAACCTGGCTAATCAAACTATTGCCCTTTCACCCCAACCTCAACAGGCACAACTACCAAGTAATTTGGCAGCTCTGACAGGGCAAAATCAGCCTCATGCCCACTCTAGCGTAGGCAATTATAAAGGTTGCACCACAGTGGCAACAGCCGCCGATCTGGGACAACCTCAGTTTCAACTGACGCTCAATGGCAAGACGAGAACTCAACCAGGATCTGGTAAAATTCAAATCCTCTCAAGAGCACAGTTGCCAGTTTCTGAGGTGATAGTAGATTCAGGCGTTGCTCGGACTGGCCCGAGTACCGATTATTCTCGACTCACACCACTGCCCAAAGGCACACGCGCAACAGTAACAGGTAGGGAAGGTGAATGGTTGCGCCTAGACTATGGCGCTTGGATTAATAGTCAGGAAACCCGCATTCTACCTGGTGCAATTCCGCCACAAACAATAATTCGCAGTGTCGGATACCGTCAACTCCCTGATGCGACAGAGATAGTTTTCCCCTTGCAAGTCCCCGTACCTGTGAGCGTACAACAAAGTGAGCAAGCTCTCGCTCTCACTCTCTACAATACTACTGCCCAAACGGACATAATTCGCCTGGACGATGACCCCCTAATTTCTCGCCTAGACTGGCAACAGGTGGCTCCAGAACAAGTAAAATACACCTTCAACCTCAAAAAAGCTCAACAGTGGGGATATAAGCTAAGATACGACGGTACAACCCTGGTTTTGGCTTTGCGTCATCCGCCTAAAATCGGGAACACAAGACACAAGCCTTTAGCTAATTTCAAGATTGTACTCGATCCAGGGCATGGCGGTAAAGAATCGGGTGCCAGTGGCCCAACTGGATATTTAGAAAAAGATGTCAATTTGGTGGTATCTAAGTTGCTGCGCGACGAATTGGTGAAGGAAGGAGCAACGGTGGTAATGACGCGGGAGGATGATAAGGAGGTTTCCCTAGCAGAACGTCAGGCAATTATCAGTCAAGAAGAACCATGCATCGCTCTTTCTATACATCACAATTCACTACCCGATGATGGCGATGCCGAAAAAACCAAGGGATTCGCCGCTTTTTGGTATCAACCTCAAGCCCACAATCTCGCAATGTTTTTACACAACTATGTAATCAAAAAACTCGGCAGACCTGACTATGGTGTGTTTTGGGATAACCTGGCGCTGACACGTCCAACGGCTGCGCCATCAGTGTTGCTGGAATTGGGTTTTATGAGCAATCCTGATGAATTTGAGCAGGTAGTGAACCCAGAGGAACAGAAGAAGATAGCAAATGCGATCGCTCAGGGAATTACTGAGTGGTTTATGAGTGTTAGATAA
- the queA gene encoding tRNA preQ1(34) S-adenosylmethionine ribosyltransferase-isomerase QueA yields MNQKLVQANLKDTSSPQEKDLELDCSVAGYDYKLPPELIAQNPAVPRDSSRLLVVNSPTTTTETAPLHHIFHDLPALLRSGDLLVMNNTKVIPARLYGHKSTGAKIQVLLLEERQYNCWLALVKPGKSFKQGAKIIFEARQLGIRDWEDSYPVPNPQLTATVLETDTATGGRLLQFDVPEGKSLVELLEVFGEVPLPPYITASSAADDQYQTVYAKQPGAIASPTAGLHFTPELLQKLRDRKINQAFVTLHVGVGTFRPVEVEDVTTHHMHEEWIEVPIATVEQIRATKADGGRIIAVGTTAVRALEGAAQSGNLQPFCGKTDLFIYPGYQWRVVDGLITNFHLPRSSLLMLVSALIGRQRLLNIYNEAIASGYRFYSFGDAMLILPSAIGVLSQA; encoded by the coding sequence ATAAATCAAAAACTAGTACAAGCCAATTTGAAAGACACCTCTAGCCCACAAGAAAAAGATTTGGAATTAGATTGCTCGGTAGCTGGCTATGACTACAAACTACCTCCAGAACTCATTGCCCAAAACCCAGCAGTTCCTAGAGATAGCTCACGGTTACTGGTGGTTAATTCTCCCACCACAACCACCGAAACAGCACCCCTACACCACATTTTCCATGATTTGCCTGCACTGCTGCGCTCTGGTGATTTGTTGGTTATGAACAATACAAAGGTTATTCCAGCGAGGCTTTATGGCCATAAATCCACTGGTGCTAAAATCCAAGTGTTGCTGTTGGAAGAACGGCAATATAACTGTTGGTTAGCTTTAGTTAAGCCAGGAAAAAGCTTCAAACAGGGAGCGAAGATTATTTTTGAAGCAAGGCAATTGGGCATTAGGGATTGGGAAGATTCCTACCCAGTCCCCAATCCCCAACTCACAGCTACGGTGCTAGAAACAGACACAGCAACCGGGGGGCGGTTGTTGCAATTTGATGTGCCCGAGGGAAAGTCTTTGGTGGAACTGTTAGAGGTATTTGGTGAAGTACCGCTACCACCCTACATCACTGCCTCCTCAGCTGCTGATGATCAGTATCAGACAGTTTATGCCAAACAGCCAGGAGCGATCGCATCTCCGACAGCAGGACTACATTTTACCCCAGAATTATTACAAAAGTTGCGCGATCGCAAAATCAATCAAGCTTTTGTAACGCTGCACGTTGGTGTAGGCACATTTCGCCCCGTGGAAGTGGAGGATGTAACTACCCATCACATGCATGAAGAATGGATTGAAGTCCCCATTGCCACAGTAGAGCAAATCCGCGCCACTAAAGCAGATGGCGGTCGGATTATTGCTGTGGGAACAACGGCAGTACGAGCTTTAGAAGGGGCGGCTCAATCTGGGAATTTACAACCATTTTGTGGTAAAACAGACTTGTTTATTTATCCCGGCTACCAATGGCGGGTGGTTGATGGTCTGATTACCAATTTTCACCTACCGCGTTCCAGTTTGCTGATGTTAGTAAGTGCGCTAATTGGCAGACAACGGTTATTGAATATATACAACGAAGCGATCGCTTCAGGGTATCGCTTTTATTCATTCGGCGATGCCATGCTAATTTTGCCGTCAGCCATAGGAGTTCTAAGTCAGGCGTGA
- a CDS encoding class I SAM-dependent methyltransferase, producing MKKNQECILCSSHNIVSQWKNARGYNISKCLDCSFLFLDEIISEQELEKFYSQDYFMASYARGEQNLIDAVKNPKIFSEAKDYADLIQSYNPRAKNVGEIGCSWGYLLYNLQSFGYYVQGYELSKTTAEAGSKQLGLEIIPGFFEAQDNQFDVLILRHVLEHVPNPQDLLAKIYASLAKDGLFILEGPNLDSISSQLFGKNVSWISPPEHISFPNFKSLILASEKLGFICIYKSSRRGRGISIFHQALLNSVGLIFGGKERAKVALGGINENAHSQGLSNVKRAALKTVNFLDFFCSPIHPFLKQALLEEEMLIVFKK from the coding sequence ATGAAAAAGAATCAAGAATGTATTCTTTGTAGTTCTCACAATATTGTTTCTCAATGGAAAAATGCTAGAGGATATAACATTAGTAAATGCTTGGATTGTAGCTTTTTATTTTTAGATGAAATAATTAGTGAACAAGAATTAGAAAAATTTTATTCTCAAGATTATTTTATGGCATCATATGCTAGAGGTGAGCAGAATTTAATTGATGCAGTAAAAAATCCTAAAATTTTTTCTGAAGCTAAGGATTATGCAGATTTAATTCAGTCTTATAACCCTAGAGCTAAGAATGTAGGTGAAATAGGCTGCTCTTGGGGATATTTGTTATATAACTTGCAAAGTTTTGGTTACTATGTTCAAGGCTATGAATTAAGCAAAACAACAGCAGAGGCAGGTAGTAAACAGTTAGGTTTAGAGATAATTCCAGGTTTTTTTGAAGCACAAGATAACCAATTTGATGTCTTAATTCTTAGACATGTACTGGAGCATGTGCCGAATCCTCAAGATTTGTTGGCAAAAATTTATGCTTCTCTTGCTAAAGATGGATTATTCATATTAGAAGGACCAAATCTAGACTCTATAAGTTCACAATTATTTGGTAAAAATGTTTCTTGGATATCTCCACCTGAACATATCAGTTTTCCTAATTTTAAATCTCTTATACTTGCAAGTGAAAAACTAGGTTTTATTTGTATCTATAAAAGTAGTCGTCGTGGCCGCGGAATATCAATTTTCCATCAGGCACTTTTAAATAGCGTAGGTTTAATTTTTGGAGGCAAGGAAAGGGCAAAAGTCGCTTTAGGGGGAATTAATGAAAATGCCCATAGCCAGGGTTTAAGTAATGTGAAAAGGGCTGCACTGAAGACTGTTAATTTTCTAGATTTTTTTTGTTCACCAATTCACCCATTCTTAAAACAAGCATTATTAGAAGAAGAAATGTTAATAGTATTTAAAAAATAG
- a CDS encoding YraN family protein, producing the protein MHCPNSGELGEDLVAQWLQSTGWVILHRRFSSRWGEIDIIAQHDGSAGEAGVAGEQESRKAVGELRTQHSMLAFVEVKTRSSGSWDAGGRSAITPQKQAKIWRTAGIFLAQCPEKADYSCRFDVAIVYCQRISKNLAGVTATQEALATSSAAGYKFKLQEYILAAFDSSIDNG; encoded by the coding sequence ATGCATTGTCCAAATAGTGGTGAATTAGGAGAAGACCTAGTAGCCCAATGGTTGCAATCTACAGGTTGGGTAATTCTCCATCGCCGCTTTTCTAGCCGCTGGGGAGAAATCGATATTATTGCCCAACATGATGGAAGTGCAGGGGAAGCTGGCGTTGCAGGGGAGCAGGAGAGCAGAAAAGCAGTAGGAGAACTCAGGACTCAGCACTCGATGCTGGCATTTGTTGAAGTCAAAACTCGCAGTTCAGGTAGTTGGGATGCAGGGGGAAGAAGCGCAATCACCCCACAAAAGCAAGCAAAAATCTGGCGGACAGCTGGAATATTCTTAGCCCAGTGCCCTGAGAAGGCAGATTATTCTTGCCGATTTGATGTTGCTATTGTTTACTGTCAAAGGATATCAAAAAATTTGGCTGGGGTTACAGCAACTCAGGAAGCTCTAGCTACTTCATCAGCAGCCGGATATAAGTTTAAGCTGCAAGAATACATTCTGGCAGCTTTCGACTCTTCAATTGATAATGGTTAA
- a CDS encoding methyltransferase domain-containing protein, whose translation MSATLYQQIQEFYDASSGLWEQIWGEHMHHGYYGVDGTEKKDRRQAQIDLIEKLLNWAGVQAAENILDVGCGIGGSSLYLAQKFNAKATGITLSPVQAARATERALEVNLSLRTQFQVANAQAMPFADDSFDLVWSLESGEHMPDKKKFLQECYRVLKPGGKLIMVTWCHRPTDESPLTADEQKHLQDIYRVYCLPYVISLPEYEAIAHQLPLHNIRTADWSTAVAPFWNVVIDSAFTPQALWGLLNAGWATIQGALSLGLMRRGYQRGLIRFGLLCGNK comes from the coding sequence ATGAGTGCAACACTTTACCAGCAAATCCAGGAATTTTACGATGCTTCCTCCGGGCTGTGGGAACAGATTTGGGGCGAACACATGCACCACGGCTATTACGGCGTCGATGGTACCGAGAAAAAAGACCGCCGTCAGGCTCAAATTGATTTAATCGAAAAACTGCTCAATTGGGCAGGGGTACAAGCAGCAGAAAATATCCTAGATGTGGGTTGTGGCATTGGCGGCAGTTCTTTATACCTTGCACAAAAGTTTAATGCTAAGGCTACAGGAATTACACTGAGTCCTGTGCAAGCCGCAAGAGCAACAGAACGCGCCTTGGAGGTTAATTTGAGTCTGAGAACACAGTTCCAAGTCGCAAATGCTCAAGCAATGCCCTTTGCTGACGATTCTTTTGACTTGGTTTGGTCACTGGAAAGCGGTGAACATATGCCAGATAAAAAGAAGTTTCTCCAGGAATGCTACCGAGTATTGAAGCCTGGTGGCAAGTTAATTATGGTGACTTGGTGTCATCGACCAACTGATGAGTCCCCACTAACGGCGGATGAACAAAAACACTTGCAGGATATTTATCGGGTGTATTGTTTGCCTTATGTGATTTCTTTGCCAGAGTACGAAGCGATCGCCCATCAACTACCATTACATAATATCCGCACTGCTGATTGGTCAACCGCTGTCGCTCCCTTTTGGAATGTGGTGATTGATTCTGCATTCACTCCCCAAGCGCTTTGGGGCTTACTAAATGCTGGTTGGGCTACCATTCAAGGGGCATTATCACTGGGATTAATGCGTCGCGGTTATCAGCGTGGGTTAATTCGGTTTGGCTTATTGTGCGGCAATAAGTAG
- a CDS encoding clan AA aspartic protease — translation MIHGTVVGLQARMSLIILPPERSAVEIECVIDTGFEGFLTLPPSVIAALGLPYLININANLANNSSVETDVYLATVVWNGVERNIAALAMGRRPLIGTALLEDYHLSIDFCESGTVLVDEIL, via the coding sequence GTGATACACGGGACTGTAGTTGGACTTCAGGCAAGAATGAGTCTGATTATTCTTCCCCCAGAACGTTCAGCTGTAGAAATAGAATGTGTTATTGATACAGGGTTTGAAGGGTTCTTAACCTTGCCGCCTTCTGTTATTGCTGCTCTTGGCTTGCCCTACCTCATCAACATCAACGCAAACCTCGCTAACAATTCCAGTGTCGAAACCGATGTTTATTTGGCAACAGTTGTATGGAATGGTGTAGAGCGTAATATTGCAGCGCTAGCAATGGGTCGTCGTCCACTTATTGGAACTGCCCTGCTTGAAGATTATCATCTCAGTATAGATTTTTGTGAGAGTGGTACGGTTCTGGTGGATGAAATTCTATAA
- a CDS encoding glycosyltransferase family 4 protein: protein MEQITILTQYFYPSHAATAQLMTDLAKGLSQKGYQVNIFTGTQAKDTTSELSNQAIINRAFSPIPASTSILSKIIISIFFLLGALKYVIFLLPCTTPLLIASNPPYAGILGTIFKILRGGKYHFLLQDIFPESAVMSGIIQQNSFLFIFFKKLMYLTYKYADNIIVLSTSMQCFLENKYPELKEKIKVIENWAVEDIISCDKQANDFAEQYNLDKVFTVLYSGNLGRLHDIETIAEAANILKNAPIQFVFIGDGAKTKVLKQAIQSNKLKNILLLPYQPREILHLSLTACDLSLVSLIPGAESIVAPSKLYSMLAAGRGIIAISSANSYIDQLLTNSGCGINTPPNNPQHLANLINELASDSIKVKLMGEKSRQVYESKYTFKQALAEYEKLLFGT from the coding sequence ATGGAACAAATTACAATTCTCACTCAATACTTCTACCCTAGCCATGCTGCTACTGCTCAACTAATGACCGATTTAGCCAAAGGACTTTCCCAAAAAGGCTATCAGGTAAATATATTCACAGGGACTCAGGCAAAAGACACTACTTCTGAATTATCAAATCAAGCCATAATCAACCGTGCCTTCTCTCCTATTCCAGCCAGCACTAGCATTTTAAGTAAAATTATTATCTCAATATTTTTTCTTTTAGGTGCTTTAAAATATGTGATATTTTTACTACCTTGCACTACGCCACTTTTAATCGCTTCTAATCCACCATATGCGGGTATTTTAGGCACTATTTTTAAAATTCTTCGTGGTGGAAAATATCACTTTTTACTCCAAGATATCTTTCCAGAATCTGCTGTAATGTCTGGCATTATTCAGCAAAATAGCTTTTTATTTATCTTTTTTAAAAAATTAATGTATTTAACTTACAAATATGCTGACAATATTATTGTCCTCAGCACTTCCATGCAGTGTTTTTTGGAGAATAAATATCCTGAGTTAAAAGAAAAAATTAAAGTAATTGAGAATTGGGCAGTAGAAGATATTATTAGTTGTGATAAACAAGCAAATGATTTTGCTGAACAGTATAACCTTGACAAAGTTTTTACAGTTTTATACTCAGGTAATCTGGGTAGATTGCATGATATAGAAACCATTGCTGAAGCGGCCAATATACTTAAAAATGCTCCTATTCAGTTTGTCTTTATCGGTGATGGGGCTAAAACAAAAGTATTAAAGCAAGCAATTCAATCCAATAAACTAAAAAACATCCTCTTATTACCTTACCAGCCCAGAGAAATACTACACCTCTCTCTTACCGCTTGTGACCTTTCATTGGTCAGCTTAATACCAGGCGCAGAATCAATAGTAGCTCCTTCTAAACTCTACAGTATGTTAGCAGCAGGAAGAGGAATTATTGCTATATCCTCAGCAAACTCATACATTGACCAATTATTAACAAATTCTGGTTGCGGTATTAATACCCCTCCTAATAACCCTCAACACCTTGCCAATTTAATCAATGAATTAGCTAGTGATAGTATAAAAGTTAAGTTGATGGGAGAGAAATCACGTCAAGTCTACGAAAGCAAATATACGTTCAAACAGGCGTTAGCTGAATACGAAAAGCTCCTATTTGGTACTTAA